Proteins from a genomic interval of Helicoverpa zea isolate HzStark_Cry1AcR chromosome 13, ilHelZeax1.1, whole genome shotgun sequence:
- the LOC124636052 gene encoding hemicentin-2-like translates to MWKYVLILILSNLLEASSSFSKIEYLLLDTSRDTEPPKITGTNEIRVIRGTNAVIECKIIEGLPKPKITWEYKDKYEQNFKPLPGLGNELSLLSVTDQNGGSYKCVATNVAGEDEHITHLVIDWEKYSIEDDALVIKNLNESDSTSYTCEAQNYVGSANAAFIVRVYTAPKISGLAEVKVIKGSNAVIECNIIKGTPVPDITWLYWDKVVYKNLEKSFGSKRLLLPNVEEKNAGSYKCVGANVAGTDEYITTLIIESPPTIVSESSIEYAGLEGDIAFRIPCDVIGLQESEEVPTKNPYIEIVKPTLSNDGNYTCRISDAHGHTCTHTYVVDVGYPPKVPDNFQIDDWRGDIGDIPSSL, encoded by the exons atgtGGAAATACGTGTTAATACTGATTTTGTCCAATTTATTGGAGGCATCAAGCTCCTTTTCGAAGATCGAGTATTTACTGCTAGACACAAGCAGAGATACGG agcCACCTAAGATAACTGGTACGAATGAAATCAGGGTTATTCGAGGAACGAATGCTGTAATAGAATGCAA AATAATCGAAGGCTTACCAAAACCGAAAATAACTTGGGAATATAAGGACAAGTATGAACAAAACTTTAAACCTTTACCTGGGTTAGGAAATGAGTTAAGTCTTTTGAGTGTGACCGATCAAAATGGAGGAAGTTACAAATGTGTGGCAACGAACGTCGCAGGAGAAGATGAACAtatcacacaccttgttattgatt GGGAAAAGTATTCCATAGAAGATGATGCTTTAGTTATAAAGAATCTGAATGAAAGTGACTCCACATCATACACATGTGAAGCTCAAAACTATGTTGGTTCAGCAAATGCGGCATTTATTGTGAGAGTTTATA cgGCTCCAAAAATATCGGGACTGGCTGAAGTTAAAGTCATTAAAGGTTCTAATGCGGTCATAGAATGCAA catcATTAAAGGCACACCAGTGCCTGATATAACTTGGTTATATTGGGATAAAGTTGTATATAAGAATTTGGAAAAATCATTCGGATCTAAAAGGTTACTCCTACCAAATGTGGAAGAAAAGAATGCTGGAAGTTATAAGTGTGTGGGAGCAAACGTTGCAGGCACAGACGAATATATTACTACACTTATAATTGAAT CACCACCAACTATAGTTTCAGAATCATCCATTGAGTATGCAGGACTTGAAGGAGATATAGCGTTTAGAATTCCATGTGACGTCATCG GTTTACAGGAATCAGAAGAAGTTCCTACAAAGAACCCTTACATTGAAATAGTGAAACCTACACTTTCCAATGACGGCAACTACACATGTCGTATAAGTGATGCTCACGGACACACATGCACACATACATACGTGGTCGATGTTGGATACCCACCGAAGGTTCCAGATAACTTCCAAATAGACGACTGGCGTGGCGATATAGGAGATATACCTAGCTCATTGTGA
- the LOC124636053 gene encoding uncharacterized protein LOC124636053, whose protein sequence is MPLMLTEEFTWPRWDYTNYDTIVEQGDSITLSCPYDSKGTLNTFINFPHLTELKTSCHKEDTFTLNDKFYKLTDFLCNNNIQTSVVKEHKKCLTDTSQQMTIGYRASEFVETYKVCFDYANNMPLYTRTSLTKTDGEINGAHDWFTYPEIGNPRLKSTFTCQACCYNKTHLVNPRDFNSDAAKKTTFINYLNEVPYWRACENTAMQTTWEDISHMVRDQLINYDNIITWSGTHTFQRKYGLLVPRYLWKVLKFEEDSIALIHVNDPAPIDTDIKCNDISQTNDMLYWFSASNKYTYCCDLNEFVDAFGLHGIDFTE, encoded by the exons ATGCCCCTCATGCTTACTGAAGAATTTACATGGCCACGATGGGACTACACCAATTATGATACAATAGTAGAACAAGGAGACAGTATTACATTATCTTGCCCCTACGACAGCAAAGGCACACTAAATACTTTTATAAACTTTCCTCATCTAACTGAATTGAAGACATCATGTCATAAAGAAGACACATTTACATTAAACGATAAATTCTATAAGCTCACAGATTTTCTTTGCAATAACAATATTCAAACTTCAGTAGTCAAAGAACATAAAAAATGTTTGACAGATACTTCACAACAGATGACAATCGGGTATCGAGCATCTGAATTTGTAGAAACTTACAAAGTCTGTTTTGATTATGCAAACAATATGCCTCTTTATACTCGAACATCGCTGACGAAGACAGACGGTGAGATAAACGGTGCCCACGATTGGTTTACCTACCCAGAAATTGGAAACCCAAGATTGAAAAGTACATTTACTTGTCAAGCTTGCTGTTATAATAAAACTCATCTTGTCAACCCTAGAGATTTTAATTCCGACGCTGCTAAGAAAACTACtttcattaattatttgaatGAAGTCCCATATTGGCGTGCTTGTGAAAATACTGCAATG CAAACAACTTGGGAAGACATATCACATATGGTGAGGGATCAGTTAATTAACTATGATAACATTATAACCTGGTCTGGGACACACACGTTTCAACGGAAATATGGACTGCTCGTACCACGCTATTTGTGGAAG GTGCTGAAGTTCGAAGAAGATAGTATAGCTTTAATTCACGTGAATGACCCAGCGCCGATAGACACGGATATAAAATGCAATGACATAAGTCAAACAAATGACATGTTATACTGGTTTTCAGCCAGTAATAAATACACTTATTGCTGCGATTTGAATGAATTCGTAGATGCATTTGGTTTGCATGGGATCGACTTTACag AATAA
- the LOC124635845 gene encoding hemicentin-1-like produces the protein MGGRIFPLVCLVIVSSISEVLCNGNGSLTFVIDDTGSMYNDIDQVRASVNQIMDTVFNEKSSLIDNMVLVTFNDPDAKVRVNTRNRYQYKRILDEVEAHNIINNDCWEPAMNGVLLGLNESNRDSYMYVFTDAPARDYKDAPRVIELCQRKRIQIVFVLTGNCRYHPYLVEASNVFFEIAKACSGLAFEIDKSQVSEVLGPIKELIKGNKSIFVSTTIEANVYKNIQFRIDTHTDYAIISVSGKTPYLEVKGPEVQLEDLMRNDNGIVVKLNNIRPGEYVATVGSKSRTSIIIVGRTDFFFTPGFSESMPKSAKDVTPQPIADTKVHLSASVIDEHNSVQIVTAEIVQMNDKVIQTLPLIKVSKDFYVTQPFVAPSQMFKVVVNGIVKATGLPIKRFAKLPVTSIPQPKRRPTAVITQGTSLQYDYNDEVKLTCKVEAHPEPKIKWVNSKGSRIQSTTSRTDVPYEYISDIKTQGSKSDKFICYAENNEGKSSASATVTVRDPFVVKEVPSGVAKLAYGAEGIITCDVTSKFPMEIQWYHRNDITGMSNKIQTSDKFWVSASQTQIKIRKMDMDLAGQYICKAFLKNQKDMEKEFRMRVFVDGLVRPKLLPIPTTKITKGKNGVLECKALSGVPAPKITWYSGGQTGTKFTLIPGSSNVLKITNAEEKHGGKYKCVAVNDVGKDEHITTVIIQDLPKIIRPDRSTVYMGTEGDATLSIPCVASGLPKPTITWEINNKPLNLGTKYAINDGTLVIRHPTIDDSNSYTCVAKNDVDSVSEIFKIFVRQIPEVRGVASIKGIVGKAVKVECRVHKGVPTPIITWKYADDGKKFVPIPGSEQVLSISKVEMKHAGRYKCVAQNDVGSAEHNTTLVVQEVPKILSSTSAVYQAIEGDELLRIPCVSTGLPKPSITWKVNGRYIISNAKYSLEDGALVIRHPTVSDTNRYTCEATNDAGPASATFETYIRQKPQLSGVATETVRVGHSAVIECKIIKGEPKPKISWYIAQGASEFEKAEAHHERLQIISAEDRHAGRYKCVAENDVGSAEHVTTLVVESAPKLTSKSKTVTAIEGDIALRIPCDVAGVPRPVITWLHTGVKITPNSKYAVEDGDLVIKNPTKKDKGSYTCEAKNYIGSVSATFEVNVDEGLVDFGTKHNVYLLLGETKKLECDAYKSKSQSIKWFKEFDELKEKFVQINKATYANDGNYTCHVSDEHGHVETHTYVVDVGSIPKLYTPNNLDDWRGDIRDILSNCEVSEAKPEAKINWYFNGKELTDKEVPEIGIRYNWGRYTCTATNVHGSVKKSFDVKSSVCLIPRNLRDATNMPLVLTNEGTWPKWEFTDKYTILEQNEKITLSCPKQEGTSNTFRNFAGQSELKAVCLSEDTFLLNEKKYKLSDLQCKNSIQLSVLREPVKCSILAEKPELIRVGYNVTDFLEIYDVCYDHAKNMPLIARASLTKTDDSVGTNSNWFSYPGIGDTKIARGFTCKDSKTFCCYGKSQLLNAKDFNYETAKKSTFIDYLNGIPIWRPCGSQTSWEKVDDMIRRQLEGEDEMKTWSGTHTFEKKNGAIIPRYLWKVIAYESEDPLAIVHVNSGEPTEKDIKCKNICNDDDQPWFSVKDDYTYCCSLTDFLDAFDLHGMKIGESPE, from the exons ATGGGGGGGCGGATATTTCCGCTAGTGTGTTTGGTCATCGTGTCTAGTATATCTGAAGTACTGTGTAATGGAAATGGTAGTTTAACCTTCGTCATAGACGACACGGGATCCATGTATAACGATATAGATCAAGTGAGGGCAAGCGTGAACCAGATCATGGATACTGTGTTCAATGAAAAGTCAAGCTTAATTGACAATATGGTTCTGGTCACGTTCAACGATCCAG ATGCCAAAGTAAGAGTTAATACAAGAAATCGCTACCAATATAAGAGGATACTGGACGAAGTTGAGGCTCACAACATTATTAACAATGACTGTTGGGAGCCAGCGATGAATGGAGTACTCCTTGGATTGAATGAAAGTAATCGCGACTCCTACATGTATGTGTTCACCGATGCACCCGCCAGAGACTATAAAGATGCACCCCGTGTCATAGAACTCTGCCAGAGAAAACGGATTCAG ATAGTTTTCGTGCTTACTGGAAACTGTCGTTATCACCCCTACTTAGTTGAAGCCTCAAATGTATTCTTTGAAATAGCGAAGGCATGTTCGGGACTCGCGTTCGAGATTGATAAAAGCCAAGTTTCTGAG GTGCTTGGACCTATTAAAGAACTTATAAAAggcaataaaagtatttttgtatcgACAACCATAGAAGccaatgtttataaaaatatccaa TTCAGAATAGATACCCACACTGACTACGCCATCATTTCTGTATCTGGTAAAACACCATATCTGGAAGTAAAAGGACCTGAGGTTCAATTAGAAGACCTGATGCGAAATGATAATGGAATT GTGGTTAAACTTAACAACATCAGGCCTGGCGAATACGTGGCTACCGTGGGTAGTAAGTCGAGAACATCTATCATCATTGTGGGCAGAACCGATTTCTTTTTCACTCCTGGCTTTTCTGAGTCAATGCCCAAGTCAGCAAAGGACGTAACGCCTCAGCCCATTGCCG aCACGAAAGTTCACCTATCTGCATCCGTCATTGATGAACATAATTCCGTGCAAATAGTAACAGCGGAGATTGTACAAATGAACGACAAAGTCATCCAAACGCTTCCTTTAATCAAGGTTTCGAAAGATTTTTACGTGACACAACCATTTGTGGCTCCATCGCAAATGTTCAAAGTAGTT GTGAACGGCATAGTGAAAGCAACGGGATTGCCCATAAAAAGGTTTGCCAAACTTCCAGTTACTTCGATACCACAACCAAAAA GGCGACCTACTGCGGTTATAACACAAGGCACATCACTACAATACGACTACAACGATGAAGTGAAGTTAACTTGTAAAGTTGAAGCGCACCCAGAACCCAAAATCAAATGGGTTAACAGCAAAGGATCTAGAATCCAATCGACG ACTTCACGTACAGACGTACCCTATGAATACATCAGTGATATAAAAACACAGGGGTCTAAAAGTGATAAATTCATTTGCTATGCCGAGAACAACGAAGGGAAATCGTCAGCCTCTGCAACGGTCACAGTTAGAGACCCTTTTGTTGTGAAAGAAGTTCCATCAG gaGTAGCAAAACTAGCATACGGGGCAGAAGGCATTATAACCTGCGACGTCACTTCGAAGTTTCCAATGGAGATTCAGTGGTACCACAGAAACGATATCACAGGAATGTCCAACAAGATACAAACGTCTGACAAGTTCTGGGTATCAGCAAGTCAaacgcaaataaaaataagaaaaatggaTATGGACTTAGCTGGACAATACATCTGCAAGGCATTCTTGAAAAATCAGAAGGACATGGAAAAAGAATTTAGAATGCGCGTTTTTGTAGATGGTTTAG TTCGTCCGAAATTGTTGCCAATACCCACCACAAAGATTACCAAAGGCAAAAATGGAGTCTTGGAATGCAA GGCTTTGAGTGGCGTACCCGCACCAAAGATAACATGGTACTCAGGAGGTCAAACTGGTACTAAGTTCACACTTATACCGGGTTCTAGCAATGTTCTAAAGATTACAAACGCGGAAGAGAAACATGGAGGGAAATACAAATGTGTGGCAGTAAATGATGTCGGCAAGGATGAGCATATTACCACAGTGATCATTCAAG ATCTACCTAAAATTATCAGGCCTGATAGGTCTACGGTCTACATGGGTACTGAAGGGGACGCAACTTTAAGTATACCTTGCGTGGCAAGTGGTCTTCCGAAACCTACTATTACTTGGGAGATAAACAATAAACCTCTTAACCTAG GGACGAAATATGCCATTAACGATGGAACTCTAGTTATAAGACATCCTACCATAGATGACTCTAATTCATACACTTGTGTAGCAAAGAATGACGTCGATTCAGTCAGCGAGATATTCAAAATCTTCGTCCGAC AGATTCCTGAAGTAAGGGGAGTTGCTTCTATTAAAGGGATTGTGGGAAAAGCCGTCAAAGTAGAGTGCAG GGTTCACAAGGGAGTGCCGACACCTATAATTACTTGGAAATACGCGGATGATGGCAAAAAATTTGTTCCAATACCTGGCTCCGAACAAGTCCTATCCATATCAAAGGTGGAGATGAAACACGCAGGACGTTACAAGTGTGTAGCTCAGAATGACGTCGGAAGTGCCGAACACAACACCACACTTGTGGTACAAG aggttccaaaaatattatcaagtaCTTCTGCCGTCTATCAAGCCATTGAAGGGGACGAGCTGTTGAGAATTCCTTGTGTCTCAACCGGTCTTCCCAAGCCAAGCATCACTTGGAAGGTGAACGGACGCTACATTATTTCAA ACGCTAAATATTCCTTGGAAGATGGTGCATTGGTAATAAGACACCCGACCGTGAGCGACACTAACCGGTACACTTGCGAAGCGACTAATGATGCTGGTCCGGCCAGTGCGACGTTCGAAACATACATTCGCC aGAAGCCTCAATTATCTGGAGTTGCTACTGAGACCGTTAGAGTAGGCCATTCTGCGGTAATAGAGTGCAA GATCATAAAAGGTGAACCCAAACCAAAAATATCTTGGTATATAGCGCAAGGTGCTTCTGAGTTTGAGAAAGCCGAAGCTCATCACGAGAGGTTACAAATTATTAGTGCAGAGGACCGACACGCGGGCCGGTACAAATGTGTTGCAGAAAACGATGTTGGCAGCGCTGAACACGTCACCACACTTGTGGTTGAGT CTGCGCCCAAACTTACTTCAAAATCTAAAACAGTGACTGCTATTGAAGGAGATATTGCCTTAAGGATCCCGTGTGACGTCGCCGGTGTTCCTCGTCCAGTTATAACGTGGCTTCACACGGGCGTTAAAATTACACCTA ATTCAAAGTATGCCGTAGAAGATGGAGATCTTGTTATCAAGAATCCTACTAAAAAGGACAAAGGAAGCTACACGTGTGAAGCCAAAAACTATATTGGGTCAGTTAGTGCCACATTTGAGGTCAATGTTGATG AGGGACTCGTTGATTTTGGCACGAAGCATAACGTATATTTGCTTTTGggtgaaacaaaaaaattggaatGTGATGCTTATAAATCGAAATCCCAGTCGATAAAGTGGTTTAAA GAATTTGATGAACTGAAAGAGAAatttgttcaaataaacaaagctACTTACGCCAACGACGGTAACTATACATGCCATGTGAGCGATGAGCATGGACACGTAGAAACACACACATATGTTGTAGACGTTGGCTCTATTCCTAAACTTTATACACCAAATAATCTAGATGACTGGCGTGGTGACATAAGAGATATTTTGTCAAACTGTGAAGTTAGTGAGGCAAAACCAGAAGCAAAA ATAAATTGGTATTTCAACGGCAAAGAGTTAACCGATAAGGAGGTACCAGAAATAGGAATTCGATATAATTGGGGTCGCTACACATGCACGGCAACTAATGTACACGGATCAGTTAAGAAAAGCTTTGATGTCAAGTCTTCAG TGTGTTTGATACCTCGAAATTTGAGAGACGCCACTAATATGCCACTTGTACTAACTAACGAAGGAACTTGGCCTAAATGGGAGTTCACGGATAAATATACAATACTGgaacaaaatgaaaaaattACTCTGTCCTGTCCAAAACAAGAAGGAACGTCAAATACATTCAGAAACTTTGCGGGGCAAAGTGAATTAAAAGCAGTTTGCCTTAGCGAGGATACGTTcctgttaaatgaaaaaaaatataagctttCAGATCTACAATGCAAAAACAGCATTCAGTTGTCTGTTCTTAGAGAGCCAGTTAAATGCTCTATACTAGCAGAGAAACCTGAATTGATACGGGTTGGCTACAATGTGACTGATTTCTTAGAAATATACGACGTGTGTTACGATCATGCCAAAAATATGCCTCTTATTGCTCGCGCATCGTTGACCAAAACTGATGACAGTGTAGGCACCAACAGCAACTGGTTTAGTTATCCAGGAATTGGAGATACGAAAATTGCGAGGGGATTTACCTGTAAAGactcaaaaacattttgttgttatgGAAAATCCCAGCTGTTGAATGCAAAGGACTTCAATTATGAAACTGCAAAGAAAAGCACCTTCATTGATTATCTAAATGGAATCCCAATCTGGCGTCCTTGTGGTTCACAG aCCAGCTGGGAAAAAGTCGATGACATGATTAGAAGACAATTGGAGGGCGAAGATGAAATGAAGACCTGGTCTGGTACACACacttttgaaaagaaaaatggaGCCATCATACCGCGATACTTATggaag GTCATAGCATATGAGAGTGAGGATCCGCTGGCCATAGTCCACGTTAACAGTGGTGAACCAACAGAGAAGGACATCAAATGTAAGAACATCTGCAACGATGACGATCAACCGTGGTTCTCAGTCAAAGACGATTACACTTACTGTTGCTCTCTCACGGACTTCTTAGATGCATTTGATTTGCATGGCATGAAGATTGGCG aaTCACCTGAATAA